The Rhodospirillaceae bacterium genome has a window encoding:
- a CDS encoding PAS domain S-box protein, with protein sequence MVTNQTQTSLVVRYAIFSALVMSALVGVSLMWNIDNLNDEVIRLSTMEAESNWKKDQSFRQWATRHGGLYVRPNKRTPPNPYLAHLPNRDLKAADGSDLTLMNPAYMMRQMTGEFEEMYGVKGKITGQILLNPINKADPWEMESLKAFDRGIKKVVKKAEIDGAPYLRLMRPMVMKKGCVQCHGHLGFKVGDIRGGVSVSIPLAPYFAGAEDSKRGVIISHGSVWFGGLLVIGFMARRRLKYAEEHEHAQMALREAYDGLEKQVAARTQELTTSEANLKEAQSIASLGSWSWQIKTGEIVWSDELYRIFGLAPDGPRIIRDDFRGLIHPDDQQSVFTYVDKVLEKDDKYDTEYRIVRPNGDVRFIHSQGVLYRDEKGEPESMSGVTLDITERRKSEQTFRENAKQLETMFGTMAEGIVTISSAGKIEIVNPVIEEMFGYTRQELVGQNVKILMSDNYQKEHDKYLKTYQKTGVAKIIGIGREVTGERKDGSIFPINLTVSEFKSASETKFIGTLHDLTTQKETEQQLVSAKQEAEAANLAKSTFLAAASHDVRQPLQAMGMFLSVLSDKISSTRTGKDESIQTLMERMDGSVSVLNGLFDSLLDISKLEAQTLQPEISEFDIGDLMSRLAGQFDPQVQAKGLHFKSEILEVKVRSDEALLSQILSNFLGNALRYTNAGEIFFGACREGNDVNIEIKDTGIGIPKDKVDHIFNDFYQVGNQQRDRTQGLGLGLAIAKRTADLLDLPLTVTSEEGQGSTFGIRLPLERRSTSREQASETTLKVPFEESSKTILVIDDDPTVLESLQLRLEAWNHKTIAANSLDHAQDLIDKNKTCPDVIISDLRLSEEMDGVQVIEKLRTAQKIRIPGIILTGDTSPDRLKYIEQAGLSVLHKPIKADSLAAILKETLDQTLH encoded by the coding sequence GGTGTTTCACTCATGTGGAATATCGACAATCTAAATGACGAGGTTATTCGTCTCTCTACGATGGAAGCCGAGTCCAACTGGAAAAAAGATCAATCCTTTCGTCAGTGGGCGACACGACATGGTGGTCTCTATGTCAGGCCGAATAAAAGAACACCACCCAATCCCTATTTAGCGCACCTGCCCAACCGCGACCTGAAAGCTGCTGATGGGTCTGATCTTACGTTGATGAACCCGGCCTACATGATGCGGCAAATGACCGGAGAGTTTGAGGAGATGTATGGGGTCAAAGGCAAGATCACCGGACAGATTCTGCTCAACCCGATTAATAAAGCGGATCCTTGGGAGATGGAGTCGCTAAAGGCATTCGATCGTGGCATTAAAAAGGTTGTTAAAAAAGCCGAAATTGATGGCGCACCTTACCTTCGCCTAATGCGCCCGATGGTCATGAAAAAAGGCTGCGTCCAGTGCCATGGCCATCTTGGGTTCAAGGTTGGTGACATTCGGGGAGGTGTTAGTGTCTCTATCCCCCTAGCACCCTATTTCGCCGGAGCAGAGGATAGCAAACGCGGCGTGATAATTTCCCATGGGAGTGTTTGGTTTGGCGGCTTGCTTGTCATTGGGTTCATGGCCCGGCGCCGCCTCAAATACGCGGAAGAACATGAACACGCGCAGATGGCTCTTCGTGAGGCCTACGACGGACTGGAAAAGCAGGTCGCTGCACGTACCCAAGAATTAACCACCAGTGAGGCAAATTTAAAAGAAGCGCAATCGATCGCCAGCCTTGGCAGTTGGTCGTGGCAAATTAAAACCGGAGAAATAGTCTGGAGCGATGAACTATACAGAATTTTTGGTCTTGCCCCCGATGGCCCAAGGATAATCCGTGATGATTTCCGAGGCCTGATACATCCAGACGATCAACAGTCCGTATTCACTTACGTCGATAAGGTTCTAGAAAAGGACGACAAATATGATACCGAATATCGGATTGTTCGGCCTAATGGTGATGTCCGCTTTATCCATTCCCAAGGGGTTCTATATCGCGATGAAAAGGGCGAGCCCGAAAGTATGTCAGGTGTGACTCTTGATATCACCGAGCGCAGGAAATCTGAACAAACCTTTCGTGAAAATGCAAAACAACTTGAAACCATGTTTGGAACCATGGCGGAGGGAATTGTCACGATCTCGTCTGCCGGCAAAATCGAGATCGTAAATCCGGTCATTGAGGAAATGTTTGGATACACGCGGCAAGAATTAGTCGGACAGAATGTAAAAATTCTAATGTCCGATAACTACCAAAAGGAGCACGACAAGTACCTAAAAACCTATCAGAAAACTGGCGTCGCAAAGATTATTGGTATTGGTCGTGAAGTTACGGGGGAACGTAAGGATGGTTCGATCTTTCCAATTAATTTAACGGTGAGTGAATTCAAGAGTGCAAGCGAAACTAAATTCATCGGCACATTGCACGATTTGACGACCCAGAAAGAAACAGAGCAGCAACTTGTGTCTGCTAAGCAAGAAGCCGAAGCCGCCAACCTTGCGAAATCTACCTTCCTTGCCGCCGCCAGTCACGATGTCCGCCAACCGCTTCAGGCGATGGGAATGTTCCTATCAGTGCTTAGTGATAAAATTTCGTCAACCCGAACGGGCAAAGATGAATCCATTCAAACGCTTATGGAACGTATGGATGGTTCGGTCTCGGTGCTGAATGGATTGTTTGATTCATTGTTGGATATTTCAAAGTTGGAAGCGCAGACCCTGCAGCCGGAAATATCGGAATTCGATATTGGCGACTTGATGTCACGTTTGGCCGGCCAATTTGATCCACAGGTCCAGGCCAAGGGGCTTCATTTCAAATCCGAAATTCTCGAAGTAAAGGTACGGTCTGATGAGGCGCTCTTAAGCCAAATTTTGAGTAATTTTTTAGGCAATGCCCTCCGTTATACAAATGCCGGCGAGATATTTTTCGGAGCCTGTCGAGAAGGAAACGATGTAAATATTGAAATCAAGGATACCGGCATTGGCATTCCGAAAGATAAGGTCGATCACATTTTCAATGACTTTTACCAAGTTGGGAACCAACAACGCGACAGGACTCAAGGTCTCGGGCTTGGCCTGGCCATTGCCAAAAGGACAGCCGATTTGCTTGATCTGCCGCTAACGGTAACGTCCGAAGAAGGTCAGGGCTCCACCTTTGGAATCAGGTTGCCTTTGGAGCGGCGGAGCACCTCGCGTGAACAGGCGTCAGAAACGACTTTAAAAGTGCCCTTTGAAGAGAGCTCAAAGACGATTTTAGTGATAGATGATGATCCGACCGTACTGGAGAGTTTGCAGCTTCGCCTTGAGGCTTGGAATCATAAAACAATTGCGGCGAATTCGTTGGATCACGCACAGGACTTAATCGATAAAAATAAGACCTGTCCCGATGTCATTATTTCCGATTTGCGATTAAGCGAGGAGATGGACGGTGTGCAGGTGATTGAAAAACTGCGGACCGCCCAAAAGATTCGTATTCCAGGAATTATCCTAACAGGAGATACATCCCCTGATCGCCTCAAGTATATCGAACAAGCGGGTCTATCTGTCTTACACAAGCCAATCAAAGCTGACAGTCTGGCAGCAATTTTGAAAGAGACCTTAGATCAAACTCTCCATTGA
- a CDS encoding TRAP transporter fused permease subunit, translating into MSEQTVIKSDFEQDDSFVGVGSQLEGGWKKAFEIPSVCLGVFAIWSAGPGIAEDQYHMGIYTIVTWFLALMILPWRKGMPWIVPTGMSFVSAALMAGAVTLTVVRLNGVDESGANIIDWVAWAAIPVTILFTLRYEKALDLAMMVLAVLSVSYYIWEYRDLADRSGAWTLTDLGVGWVATILAIEVARRALGPWIPGIGLFAMAYAYFGREFPPSLAHGGETVEGIINYTFYSQDGIFGVMTNVMAQFVLIFIYLGAFMQSSGMGRFFIEFPLSIAGRSAGGPAKVAVLASSIFGSISGSSLANIVSTGTFTIPLMKRVGFRPVVAGAVENTASLGGQLLPPVMGSGVFIMAEITGVPYLTIISVAAVPALLYMFSIGAIVHFEAKKNGIQGLPESEMRTPGEVFREGWFHLVPFAILLGFLIGGFSPDYCAVMAMASVLVINWVRSILARAGIVLMTDQVMNLSVIVKTLVTGTRNSLLVGGAAGAVGIIVGMIALTSLGLKMSLLLVDLSQGSLFLTVALVAATSLLLGMALPITASYLVLVVLAGPAFDQLGVPILAAHLIVFWLSQDSNITPPVCLGAFVAASISKGDPWQTGWMSFRFAKMLYIMPLLFAFTPILNFGDPAGAVWTMATAAIGVVAFGSWTIGYLHRPVTKPEWVVLGFAAVMSFLPLSIEIAGVPGYAINVTGWVMLAGVSLWQRKTL; encoded by the coding sequence ATGTCTGAGCAAACAGTCATTAAATCTGACTTCGAACAGGACGACTCATTTGTTGGTGTCGGCTCTCAGCTTGAGGGTGGTTGGAAGAAAGCATTCGAAATCCCCTCAGTTTGCCTGGGCGTATTTGCCATTTGGTCAGCCGGGCCCGGCATTGCCGAAGATCAGTATCATATGGGGATCTATACCATTGTGACCTGGTTCCTGGCGTTGATGATTTTGCCGTGGCGGAAGGGGATGCCTTGGATTGTGCCAACAGGGATGTCATTCGTCTCTGCTGCATTGATGGCGGGGGCTGTCACCTTGACCGTGGTGCGCTTGAACGGCGTCGATGAGTCCGGTGCTAATATCATCGATTGGGTCGCTTGGGCAGCAATTCCTGTCACAATCCTATTTACACTCCGGTATGAAAAAGCCTTGGACTTGGCGATGATGGTTTTGGCGGTCCTATCTGTAAGCTATTACATCTGGGAATATCGCGACCTTGCGGACCGTTCCGGTGCGTGGACGTTGACCGATTTGGGCGTTGGCTGGGTTGCGACGATTTTGGCGATAGAAGTCGCCCGACGGGCACTCGGGCCGTGGATTCCAGGGATCGGCCTTTTCGCTATGGCCTACGCCTATTTTGGCCGTGAATTTCCACCCTCTCTCGCCCATGGCGGCGAAACCGTCGAAGGCATTATAAATTACACATTTTATTCCCAGGACGGCATCTTTGGTGTGATGACCAATGTCATGGCCCAGTTCGTGCTGATCTTCATTTATTTGGGCGCATTCATGCAGAGTTCCGGCATGGGGCGCTTTTTCATTGAGTTTCCCCTAAGCATTGCCGGGCGCTCTGCTGGTGGACCGGCCAAGGTCGCCGTGCTGGCATCATCGATTTTCGGTTCGATCTCTGGTAGCAGTCTTGCCAATATCGTCTCCACAGGCACCTTCACAATCCCCTTAATGAAGCGGGTTGGGTTTCGCCCTGTTGTTGCAGGGGCGGTTGAAAATACGGCGTCGCTTGGGGGGCAGTTGTTGCCGCCTGTTATGGGCTCCGGTGTTTTCATCATGGCGGAGATTACAGGCGTTCCCTACCTTACCATCATCTCCGTCGCCGCAGTTCCGGCGCTGCTTTATATGTTCTCCATCGGTGCGATTGTGCATTTTGAAGCCAAAAAGAATGGCATCCAAGGTTTGCCGGAAAGTGAGATGCGGACGCCTGGGGAAGTGTTTAGGGAAGGCTGGTTCCACCTCGTTCCTTTTGCCATTCTGCTCGGTTTTCTAATCGGTGGATTTTCCCCTGATTACTGCGCCGTGATGGCGATGGCGTCAGTGCTGGTGATTAACTGGGTACGTTCAATTTTGGCGCGGGCTGGGATCGTTCTGATGACCGATCAGGTGATGAATCTGTCGGTAATTGTAAAAACATTAGTAACCGGGACACGTAACTCATTACTGGTTGGCGGTGCTGCGGGTGCTGTGGGGATCATCGTCGGTATGATCGCGTTGACCAGCCTGGGCCTGAAGATGAGCCTATTGTTGGTTGATCTTTCCCAAGGCAGTCTTTTTCTCACCGTGGCACTGGTTGCTGCGACGTCGTTGTTGCTTGGCATGGCGTTGCCGATTACGGCGAGCTATTTGGTGCTGGTGGTGTTGGCAGGGCCGGCGTTTGATCAATTGGGCGTGCCAATATTGGCGGCGCATCTGATCGTATTTTGGCTGAGCCAGGATTCAAACATCACACCACCTGTGTGTCTGGGCGCGTTTGTTGCGGCCTCCATTTCAAAAGGGGATCCATGGCAAACCGGGTGGATGAGCTTCCGCTTTGCCAAGATGCTCTACATCATGCCGCTGCTGTTCGCATTTACGCCGATCTTGAATTTTGGCGATCCAGCGGGAGCTGTCTGGACCATGGCGACTGCGGCGATCGGGGTGGTGGCGTTTGGCTCTTGGACGATAGGATATTTGCATCGACCTGTGACGAAACCCGAATGGGTTGTGCTTGGATTTGCCGCTGTGATGAGCTTCCTGCCGCTGAGTATTGAAATCGCCGGAGTACCTGGATACGCGATCAATGTTACCGGTTGGGTGATGCTGGCTGGCGTATCCTTATGGCAACGAAAAACACTTTAA
- a CDS encoding amidohydrolase family protein, translating into MTEDKYPACQGPDPDPTPAKFDVPEGTIDCHAHIFGPETKYPYSLARGYTPPDAPLEKYLELHKALGNIKRAVLTQPSVYGTDNSCMLDAVAKMDGKFLAVVAVDADVTDKELEDLHARGARGARVNLVDKGGNPFDSTASVKKFSERLKDLGWHLELLVHVHEFPDIRETMNSMAVDVSVGHLGYMKTDNGVDNPGFQDFLDLMRDGKCWTKVSGSYRITTSALTPYVDVTPVAKALIEANEDRIIWGTDWPHPIFKGKMPNDGALMDHLADWAPDAAVRKKILVDNAEKLFGF; encoded by the coding sequence ATGACCGAAGATAAATACCCGGCGTGTCAGGGGCCTGACCCGGACCCAACCCCTGCGAAGTTCGATGTGCCAGAGGGAACGATTGATTGTCATGCGCATATTTTTGGTCCTGAAACCAAGTATCCGTATTCTTTGGCGCGTGGTTATACGCCGCCGGATGCGCCATTGGAAAAATATCTCGAACTGCACAAGGCTCTTGGCAACATCAAACGTGCGGTCCTCACCCAGCCCAGCGTCTATGGCACGGACAATTCGTGCATGCTGGATGCGGTTGCAAAGATGGACGGCAAGTTCCTGGCCGTGGTCGCTGTCGATGCTGACGTGACTGATAAGGAACTTGAAGACCTGCACGCCCGCGGCGCCCGCGGCGCCCGGGTGAACTTGGTGGATAAGGGTGGCAATCCTTTCGATAGCACGGCGTCGGTGAAAAAATTTAGCGAACGGCTTAAGGATTTGGGCTGGCACCTAGAACTGTTAGTTCACGTGCATGAATTCCCCGACATCCGCGAGACGATGAATTCAATGGCGGTGGATGTGTCAGTCGGGCACTTGGGCTATATGAAGACCGATAACGGCGTGGACAATCCAGGCTTTCAAGATTTCCTTGACCTGATGCGAGACGGTAAGTGCTGGACCAAGGTGTCTGGGTCTTACCGTATCACCACGTCAGCGCTAACCCCTTATGTGGACGTGACGCCGGTTGCGAAGGCACTCATCGAGGCCAACGAAGACCGCATCATCTGGGGCACCGATTGGCCGCACCCGATCTTTAAAGGCAAAATGCCGAACGATGGCGCGCTGATGGACCACCTGGCCGACTGGGCACCTGATGCCGCCGTACGGAAAAAAATCCTGGTCGACAATGCGGAGAAGCTGTTCGGGTTTTAG
- a CDS encoding pyridoxamine 5'-phosphate oxidase: MKTPISDIAFTPAVKAIQEKKGSRMAYARMEEKGGWTDRVTPDLAEFIATRDSLYIATASADGQPYIQHRGGNAGFLKVVGDRQLAFADFTGNRQYISAGNLSENDKAYIFLMDYPNRYRIKIWGRARVVEDDAALLDKLATGAGGRPEHAIVFDITGWDRNCPQFITPRFTETEMDAIIAPLKARIAELEALSSNS; the protein is encoded by the coding sequence ATGAAAACGCCCATCAGCGACATCGCGTTTACGCCTGCGGTTAAAGCGATTCAGGAAAAAAAAGGATCGCGGATGGCTTATGCGCGGATGGAAGAAAAGGGCGGTTGGACAGACCGGGTTACGCCAGACCTTGCAGAATTTATCGCAACCCGTGATTCGCTCTATATTGCAACCGCGAGCGCAGACGGACAGCCTTACATCCAACATCGCGGCGGCAACGCAGGATTCCTAAAAGTCGTCGGTGATCGGCAATTGGCGTTCGCCGATTTCACTGGCAATCGTCAATACATCAGCGCCGGAAATTTATCGGAAAATGACAAGGCTTATATCTTTCTGATGGATTATCCTAACCGCTACCGGATCAAAATCTGGGGCCGGGCGCGTGTGGTTGAAGACGATGCGGCTCTGCTTGATAAACTCGCAACCGGCGCAGGCGGCAGGCCGGAACACGCCATTGTTTTCGACATCACAGGCTGGGACCGAAACTGTCCGCAGTTCATCACGCCAAGGTTCACAGAAACCGAAATGGACGCAATCATCGCGCCGCTAAAAGCGCGCATCGCCGAGTTGGAAGCCTTATCGTCAAATTCCTAA
- a CDS encoding NAD(P)-dependent oxidoreductase, producing MKIGFIGLGKMGYPVAENILNAGHDLSVYNRTAAKADPLKDAGASVASNPAEAAAGDVVFTMPFSDDHMDEVMFGDGGILAAMKPGAIHVCMSTLSVVTADRITQAHTDAGHGYVAAPVMGRPEMAAAAKLFVLAAGNAKTIETVQPIFDVIGQRTFVLGDRPSQSNLIKLCLNFMAASAINSMGESMALARKCGIEPDAYLEVFTGTIFPGVVYQTYGKIIADENYVSPGADLDLGIKDVGQLIEAATAQTVPMPIASVLHNNFVMAKARGNADKDWAVVAKLMAENAGIE from the coding sequence ATGAAAATCGGTTTTATTGGACTGGGTAAGATGGGCTATCCGGTCGCTGAGAATATTCTAAACGCGGGACACGATCTTTCGGTCTACAACAGGACGGCGGCAAAGGCTGACCCGTTAAAGGATGCGGGCGCATCTGTCGCAAGCAACCCGGCGGAGGCCGCAGCAGGTGATGTCGTTTTCACGATGCCATTTTCTGATGATCATATGGACGAGGTAATGTTCGGCGACGGGGGCATTCTTGCTGCCATGAAACCGGGGGCGATCCATGTTTGCATGAGCACTCTCTCGGTTGTCACGGCGGATCGGATCACCCAAGCCCACACCGATGCGGGCCACGGCTATGTCGCGGCCCCGGTCATGGGTCGACCCGAGATGGCGGCGGCGGCCAAGCTTTTCGTCCTAGCGGCGGGAAATGCGAAAACAATTGAGACCGTACAACCGATCTTCGACGTGATTGGCCAGCGTACGTTCGTGTTGGGTGACAGACCGTCTCAGTCCAATCTGATAAAACTTTGTCTGAATTTCATGGCGGCTTCGGCCATCAACAGCATGGGCGAAAGCATGGCGCTGGCGCGGAAATGCGGCATTGAACCTGATGCGTATCTGGAAGTTTTCACCGGCACGATCTTCCCCGGCGTTGTCTATCAGACCTATGGCAAGATCATCGCCGACGAAAACTACGTTTCTCCGGGCGCCGACCTGGACCTGGGCATCAAGGATGTTGGCCAGCTTATTGAAGCCGCAACCGCCCAAACCGTTCCCATGCCAATCGCCTCCGTGCTGCATAATAATTTCGTCATGGCGAAAGCACGTGGCAATGCTGACAAGGATTGGGCTGTGGTCGCCAAGTTAATGGCGGAGAATGCCGGAATTGAGTAA
- the sat gene encoding sulfate adenylyltransferase encodes MSTLVNPHGASQLNPLLLPENERPDVLKRAEGLKKVPLSSRELSDLLMLAMGAYTPLTGFMGEADWRGCCVDMSTSDGVFWPIPITLSAAQDLADSISVGEEVALVNESGKIFGVMDVQEKYGIDKDLECSNVYRTTDAAHPGVQKVMEQGPVNLAGPVKVIDEDHFPETYAGLYFRPEETRALFTEKGWSTVAAFQTRNPMHRSHEYLAKIAVEICDGLLIHQVLGALKPGDIPAEVRVKSIDTLVRNYFVDGTVVQGGYPIEMRYGGPREALLHAVFRQNFGCSHLVVGRDHAGVGDYYGPFDAHHIFDEIPKDALEIQALKIDITFYCFKCNGMATGRTCPHGDDERLNVSGTRLREMFANHEDVPPEFSRPEVLEVLQGYYDTVD; translated from the coding sequence ATGTCAACGCTCGTTAATCCACATGGCGCAAGCCAGCTTAATCCATTGCTCTTGCCCGAAAACGAGCGTCCTGATGTCTTGAAGCGCGCAGAGGGCTTAAAGAAAGTACCGCTGTCATCCAGGGAACTCTCAGACCTGTTGATGCTGGCGATGGGGGCCTACACGCCGCTGACCGGTTTCATGGGCGAAGCAGACTGGCGCGGCTGTTGCGTGGATATGAGCACATCGGACGGCGTGTTCTGGCCGATTCCCATTACTTTATCCGCCGCCCAAGATTTAGCCGATAGCATCAGCGTTGGCGAAGAGGTGGCGCTGGTTAATGAATCGGGAAAAATCTTCGGCGTCATGGACGTTCAGGAAAAGTATGGAATCGATAAAGACCTGGAATGCTCCAATGTGTACCGCACGACCGATGCAGCTCACCCCGGCGTACAAAAAGTGATGGAACAAGGCCCGGTTAATCTGGCGGGCCCGGTGAAGGTCATTGATGAAGACCATTTCCCGGAAACCTATGCAGGGCTTTATTTCCGACCCGAGGAAACCCGGGCGCTGTTTACCGAAAAAGGCTGGTCCACAGTCGCCGCCTTCCAAACCCGTAATCCCATGCACCGCAGCCATGAATACCTGGCCAAGATCGCCGTTGAAATTTGTGACGGCTTGTTGATCCATCAGGTTTTGGGCGCGCTAAAACCGGGCGATATTCCAGCTGAGGTTCGGGTGAAATCAATCGATACCCTGGTCCGTAATTACTTCGTCGACGGGACCGTTGTTCAAGGCGGATATCCCATTGAAATGCGCTATGGCGGCCCTCGGGAAGCCTTGCTGCACGCAGTTTTCCGCCAGAACTTCGGCTGTTCGCACTTGGTTGTCGGGCGCGATCACGCGGGCGTCGGTGATTACTACGGCCCGTTTGATGCGCACCATATATTCGATGAAATTCCAAAGGATGCGCTTGAGATTCAAGCCCTGAAAATCGACATCACCTTCTATTGCTTCAAATGCAATGGCATGGCGACCGGGCGGACCTGCCCGCATGGCGATGATGAGCGCCTGAACGTGTCCGGCACGCGGCTCCGTGAAATGTTCGCCAACCACGAAGATGTCCCGCCAGAATTCAGCCGCCCAGAGGTGCTTGAGGTCTTGCAGGGCTATTATGATACGGTTGACTGA